In a genomic window of Octopus sinensis linkage group LG16, ASM634580v1, whole genome shotgun sequence:
- the LOC115220458 gene encoding protein PRQFV-amide-like isoform X12, translating to MRIYLSVYIVVILSASVWGQVKNGHLIDKQDPDTMLLGNRNDEHHLYVDKRDPDPMFIDKRDPDPFFVGKRDPDPFFVGKRDLDPFFVGKRDQDPFFVGKRGRDHLFVGRRVPDPFFVGKKDPDTSFVGKRDPDPIFVGKRDPNTLYIRKRNPDPFSVGKRDPDPFFVGKRDPDPFFVGKRHSEPFFLGKRDSDPLFVGKRDPDPFFVGKRDSDPFFVGKRNPDPMFVGKRDEDPMFVGKRSEYPLSVENSLHRLFVNKRRTEENPLLASIQVPLFRRKQNYHDQKLETPLFVGKRDDDPLFVGKRDDDPLFVGKRGYINQLPTHDYLDQDISNKPGDPIYDDNVIYTGKPFHGEPLFGGKQYPDHTFLNKPDDPIIISKRVHYDSVSAGKRQNDHPLFPRKRNSRSVYTNIHEPDLIFRSLRNNDTFLTGKQKPASFPSAFVAPFSRETVFGRKREQDPMFVGKREENPMFVGKREDDPVFVGKREDPMFVGKRGKEPMFVGKRDEDPMFVGKREKEPMIVGKREDPMFIGKRGKEPMFVGKRNPRFVGKRDDPMFVGKREKNPMFVRKREDPMFIGRREEDPVFVGKREEDPVFVGKRGVDPMFVGKRGEDPMFVGKRENPMFVGKRRDPMFVGKREDPMFVGKREDPMFVGKREDPMFVGKREDPMFIGKREDPMFVGKREEPMFVGKREDPMFIGKREDPMFVGKREEPMFIGKREDPMFVGKREDPMFIGKKEDPMFVGKREDPMFVGKREDPMFIGKKEDPMFVGKREDPMFVGKREDPMFVGKREDPMFIGKKEDPMFVGKREDPMFVGKKEDPMFVGKRDPMFVGKREDPMFVGKREDPMFVGKREDPMFVGKREDPMFVGKREDPMFIGKREDPMFVGKREDPMFIGKREEPMFVGKREDPMFIGKRQEPMFVGKREDPMFVGKREEPMFVGKREDPMFVGKREDPMFVGKREDPMFVGKREDPMFIGKREDPMFVGKREDPMFIGKREEPMFVGKREDPMFVGKREDPMFIGKREDPMFVGKREDPMFIGKREEPMFVGKRENPMFVGKRDDPLFDGKREDPMFVGKRENPMFVGKREKNPLFVGKREHITELLSKGGFSGTHSGNRPYQYVIGKSKYNPGLVRKRKLRLMNLVTHNKNSLKVDHQVSKDKRELESVTRNKPIFRRNEESSADKISRSRSNFLLGIKRYPGPSFVSKTIKYPQSRYTLLSDKRDEDPLFVGKRIVGRNYLTANRKFAAKRRQKFKRTAAKPSNTISLHKRNFSHTMLVKRYLGIQDPSSPVIELPNAHNPSNSVKPSKKLSKKNLHMPLNVLYTLPMKSDSINNFKDTNRTDYGEQNSLGLSKTDLTSKVISRRSSSQPSSHKFKEGKINAVRVNKGKIENPYEKHADTLSHSGDAIENSQRLMSSTAKEDNHGDKTDLRDVEIPVR from the exons ATAAACAGGATCCGGACACAATGTTGTTAGGTAATCGGAACGACGAACATCATTTATATGTTGATAAACGAGATCCAGACCCCATGTTTATAGATAAAAGGGATCCAGATCCTTTTTTTGTAGGAAAACGGGACCCAGATCCATTTTTTGTGGGAAAACGGGACCTAGATCCATTTTTTGTGGGGAAAAGGGATCAAGATCCTTTTTTTGTAGGAAAACGGGGTCGGGACCACCTTTTTGTTGGTAGACGGGTTCCAGATCCATTCTTTGTAGGTAAAAAGGATCCAGACACTTCATTTGTCGGTAAACGGGATCCAGACCCCATCTTCGTTGGTAAAAGGGATCCAAACACTTTATATATAAGGAAGAGAAATCCTGACCCTTTTTCTGTAGGTAAAAGAGACCCAGACCCTTTCTTTGTTGGTAAACGAGACCCAGATCCGTTTTTTGTAGGTAAACGACATTCAGAACCCTTTTTTCTAGGCAAACGAGATTCAGACCCCCTTTTTGTAGGTAAACGAGATCCAGACCCCTTTTTTGTTGGTAAACGAGATTCAGATCCCTTTTTTGTTGGTAAACGAAATCCAGATCCCATGTTTGTAGGTAAAAGGGACGAAGATCCCATGTTTGTAGGCAAAAGGAGTGAATACCCTCTCTCCGTTGAGAATTCACTCCATCGGTTATTTGTAAACAAACGACGTACGGAGGAAAATCCCTTGTTAGCAAGTATACAAGTTCCATTATTTAGAAGAAAACAGAATTATCATGACCAAAAGCTAGAAACTCCTTTATTTGTAGGCAAACGAGATGATGATCCTCTTTTTGTAGGCAAACGAGATGATGACCCCTTATTTGTAGGAAAAAGAGGTTATATTAATCAGTTACCTACACATGATTATCTTGACCAGGACATATCAAACAAGCCAGGCGATCCCATATACGAtgataatgtaatatatacaggCAAACCATTCCATGGTGAGCCCTTATTTGGAGGAAAACAATATCCGGATCACACGTTTTTAAACAAACCAGATGATCCCATTATTATAAGCAAACGAGTTCATTATGATTCTGTATCGGCAGGCAAACGACAAAACGATCATCCCTTATTTCCCAGAAAGCGAAATTCAAGATCTGTATACACTAATATACATGAACCGGATCTAATATTTCGTTCTTTACGAAATAACGATACGTTTTTAACGGGAAAACAAAAGCCGGCGTCATTTCCCTCAGCTTTCGTTGCACCATTTTCCAGGGAGACTGTATTTGGTCGTAAAAGAGAGCAGGATCCAATGTTTGTCGGTAAACGTGAGGAAAATCCCATGTTTGTTGGAAAACGAGAGGATGATCCTGTGTTTGTCGGTAAACGAGAAGATCCTATGTTTGTCGGGAAACGGGGGAAAGAACCTATGTTTGTTGGTAAACGTGATGAAGATCCAATGTTTGttggtaaaagagagaaagagcctATGATTGTTGGTAAACGTGAAGATCCAATGTTTATCGGTAAACGGGGGAAAGAGCCTATGTTTGTCGGTAAAAGAAATCCTAGGTTTGTAGGTAAACGAGACGATCCAATGTTTGTGGGTAAACGAGAGAAGAACCCTATGTTTGTCAGGAAACGAGAAGATCCTATGTTTATCGGTAGACGAGAGGAGGATCCAGTGTTTGTCGGTAAACGAGAGGAAGATCCTGTATTCGTTGGCAAACGAGGGGTGGATCCTATGTTCGTGGGTAAACGAGGGGAAGATCCCATGTTTGTCGGTAAAAGAGAAA ATCCGATGTTTGTCGGTAAAAGAAGAGATCCCATGTTTGTTGGTAAGAGAGAAGATCCGATGTTTGTCGGTAAAAGAGAAGATCCTATGTTTGTTGGTAAAAGAGAAGATCCTATGTTTGTCGGTAAAAGAGAAGATCCTAT GTTCATCGGTAAAAGAGAAGACCCCATGTTTGTCGGTAAAAGAGAAGAGCCTATGTTTGTTG GTAAAAGAGAAGATCCCATGTTTATAGGTAAAAGAGAAGATCCTATGTTTGTAGGTAAAAGAGAGGAACCTATGTTCATCGGTAAAAGAGAAGACCCCAT GTTTGTCGGTAAAAGAGAAGATCCTATGTTCATCGGTAAAAAAGAAGATCCCATGTTTGTCGGTAAAAGAGAGGATCCCATGTTTGTGGGTAAAAGAGAAGATCCCATGTTCATCGGTAAAAAAGAAGATCCTATGTTCGTTGGTAAAAGAGAAGATCCCATGTTTGTTGGTAAAAGAGAAGATCCCATGTTTGTTGGTAAAAGAGAAGATCCTATGTTTATCGGTAAAAAAGAAGATCCTATGTTCGTTG GTAAAAGAGAAGATCCCATGTTTGTCGGTAAAAAAGAAGATCCTATGTTCGTTGGTAAAAGAGATCCTATGTTTGTCGGTAAAAGAGAAGATCCTATGTTCGTTG GTAAAAGAGAAGATCCCATGTTTGTCGGTAAAAGAGAAGATCCCATGTTTGTCGGTAAAAGAGAAGATCCCATGTTTGTCGGTAAAAGAGAAGATCCAATGTTTATAGGTAAAAGAGAAGATCCTATGTTTGTTGGTAAAAGAGAAGATCCCATGTTCATCGGTAAAAGAGAAGAGCCTATGTTTGTCG GTAAAAGAGAAGATCCTATGTTCATCGGTAAAAGACAAGAACCTATGTTTGTCGGTAAAAGAGAAGATCCCATGTTTGTTGGTAAAAGAGAAGAGCCTATGTTTGTTGGTAAAAGAGAAGATCCCATGTTTGTTGGTAAAAGAGAAGATCCCATGTTTGTCGGTAAAAGAGAAGATCCTATGTTTGTAGGTAAAAGAGAGGATCCTATGTTCATCGGTAAAAGAGAAGACCCCATGTTTGTCG GTAAAAGAGAAGATCCCATGTTCATCGGTAAAAGAGAAGAGCCTATGTTTGTCGGTAAAAGAGAAGATCCCATGTTTGTTGGTAAAAGAGAAGATCCCATGTTCATCGGTAAAAGAGAAGATCCCATGTTTGTCGGTAAAAGAGAAGATCCCATGTTTATAGGTAAAAGAGAAGAGCCTATGTTTGTCGGTAAAAGAGAAAATCCTATGTTTGTTGGTAAAAGAGATGATCCCTTGTTTGACGGTAAAAGAGAAGATCCTATGTTTGTGGGTAAAAGAGAAAACCCTATGTTTGTTG GTAAACGAGAGAAAAATCCTTTGTTCGTTGGCAAACGTGAGCACATCACAGAATTACTCAGTAAAGGAGGGTTTAGTGGGACCCATTCTGGAAATAGACCTTACCAATATGTTATAGGTAAGTCAAAGTACAATCCTGGTCTTGTAAGAAAACGAAAATTGCGCCTTATGAATTTAGTTACACACAACAAAAATTCTCTAAAAGTCGATCATCAAGTATCTAAGGACAAACGGGAGTTAGAATCTGTAACTAGAAATAAACCTATttttagaagaaatgaagaatcTTCTGCAGATAAAATTTCGCGTTCGCGGTCAAATTTTTTACTTGGGATTAAGCGATATCCAGGGCCTTCTTTTGTAAGTAAAACAATTAAATATCCCCAGAGTCGATATACCTTGTTATCAGATAAACGAGATGAGGATCCCTTATTTGTTGGTAAACGAATTGTAGGTAGAAATTACTTAACTGCTAATCGTAAGTTTGCTGCTAAAAGGCGCCAAAAGTTTAAACGTACGGCAGCAAAACCTTCTAATACGATTTCTCTACATAAACGGAACTTCAGCCATACAATGTTAGTAAAACGGTATTTAGGAATTCAAGATCCATCGTCCCCAGTCATAGAGTTACCAAATGCCCATAATCCCTCAAATTCAGTTAAGCCCTCTAAGAAATTAtctaaaaaaaatcttcatatgccgttaaatgttttatatactttACCGATGAAAAGTGATAGCATTAATAATTTTAAAGACACAAATAGAACTGATTATGGAGAACAGAATTCACTAGGGTTGAGTAAAACCGATCTCACATCCAAAGTGATATCGCGAAGATCTTCGTCACAACCCTCTTCACATAAgttcaaagaaggaaaaattaACGCTGTACGTGTTAATAAAGGAAAAATCGAGAACCCGTACGAAAAACATGCTGACACATTGTCACATTCTGGTGATGCCATTGAGAATTCTCAAAGATTAATGAGTTCAACAGCGAAAGAAGACAATCATGGTGATAAAACTGATCTGAGAGACGTTGAAATTCCAGTGCGATGA
- the LOC115220458 gene encoding protein PRQFV-amide-like isoform X36, producing the protein MRIYLSVYIVVILSASVWGQVKNGHLIDKQDPDTMLLGNRNDEHHLYVDKRDPDPMFIDKRDPDPFFVGKRDPDPFFVGKRDLDPFFVGKRDQDPFFVGKRGRDHLFVGRRVPDPFFVGKKDPDTSFVGKRDPDPIFVGKRDPNTLYIRKRNPDPFSVGKRDPDPFFVGKRDPDPFFVGKRHSEPFFLGKRDSDPLFVGKRDPDPFFVGKRDSDPFFVGKRNPDPMFVGKRDEDPMFVGKRSEYPLSVENSLHRLFVNKRRTEENPLLASIQVPLFRRKQNYHDQKLETPLFVGKRDDDPLFVGKRDDDPLFVGKRGYINQLPTHDYLDQDISNKPGDPIYDDNVIYTGKPFHGEPLFGGKQYPDHTFLNKPDDPIIISKRVHYDSVSAGKRQNDHPLFPRKRNSRSVYTNIHEPDLIFRSLRNNDTFLTGKQKPASFPSAFVAPFSRETVFGRKREQDPMFVGKREENPMFVGKREDDPVFVGKREDPMFVGKRGKEPMFVGKRDEDPMFVGKREKEPMIVGKREDPMFIGKRGKEPMFVGKRNPRFVGKRDDPMFVGKREKNPMFVRKREDPMFIGRREEDPVFVGKREEDPVFVGKRGVDPMFVGKRGEDPMFVGKRESHMFVGKREKEPMFVGKREDPMFVGKRRDPMFVGKREDPMFVGKREDPMFVGKREDPMFVGKREDPMFIGKREDPMFVGKREEPMFVGKREDPMFIGKREDPMFVGKREEPMFIGKREDPMFVGKREDPMFIGKKEDPMFVGKREDPMFVGKREDPMFIGKKEDPMFVGKREDPMFVGKREDPMFVGKREDPMFVGKREDPMFIGKREDPMFVGKREDPMFIGKREEPMFVGKREDPMFIGKRQEPMFVGKREDPMFVGKREEPMFVGKREDPMFVGKREDPMFVGKREDPMFVGKREDPMFIGKREDPMFVGKREDPMFIGKREEPMFVGKREDPMFVGKREDPMFIGKREDPMFVGKREDPMFIGKREEPMFVGKRENPMFVGKRDDPLFDGKREDPMFVGKRENPMFVGKREKNPLFVGKREHITELLSKGGFSGTHSGNRPYQYVIGKSKYNPGLVRKRKLRLMNLVTHNKNSLKVDHQVSKDKRELESVTRNKPIFRRNEESSADKISRSRSNFLLGIKRYPGPSFVSKTIKYPQSRYTLLSDKRDEDPLFVGKRIVGRNYLTANRKFAAKRRQKFKRTAAKPSNTISLHKRNFSHTMLVKRYLGIQDPSSPVIELPNAHNPSNSVKPSKKLSKKNLHMPLNVLYTLPMKSDSINNFKDTNRTDYGEQNSLGLSKTDLTSKVISRRSSSQPSSHKFKEGKINAVRVNKGKIENPYEKHADTLSHSGDAIENSQRLMSSTAKEDNHGDKTDLRDVEIPVR; encoded by the exons ATAAACAGGATCCGGACACAATGTTGTTAGGTAATCGGAACGACGAACATCATTTATATGTTGATAAACGAGATCCAGACCCCATGTTTATAGATAAAAGGGATCCAGATCCTTTTTTTGTAGGAAAACGGGACCCAGATCCATTTTTTGTGGGAAAACGGGACCTAGATCCATTTTTTGTGGGGAAAAGGGATCAAGATCCTTTTTTTGTAGGAAAACGGGGTCGGGACCACCTTTTTGTTGGTAGACGGGTTCCAGATCCATTCTTTGTAGGTAAAAAGGATCCAGACACTTCATTTGTCGGTAAACGGGATCCAGACCCCATCTTCGTTGGTAAAAGGGATCCAAACACTTTATATATAAGGAAGAGAAATCCTGACCCTTTTTCTGTAGGTAAAAGAGACCCAGACCCTTTCTTTGTTGGTAAACGAGACCCAGATCCGTTTTTTGTAGGTAAACGACATTCAGAACCCTTTTTTCTAGGCAAACGAGATTCAGACCCCCTTTTTGTAGGTAAACGAGATCCAGACCCCTTTTTTGTTGGTAAACGAGATTCAGATCCCTTTTTTGTTGGTAAACGAAATCCAGATCCCATGTTTGTAGGTAAAAGGGACGAAGATCCCATGTTTGTAGGCAAAAGGAGTGAATACCCTCTCTCCGTTGAGAATTCACTCCATCGGTTATTTGTAAACAAACGACGTACGGAGGAAAATCCCTTGTTAGCAAGTATACAAGTTCCATTATTTAGAAGAAAACAGAATTATCATGACCAAAAGCTAGAAACTCCTTTATTTGTAGGCAAACGAGATGATGATCCTCTTTTTGTAGGCAAACGAGATGATGACCCCTTATTTGTAGGAAAAAGAGGTTATATTAATCAGTTACCTACACATGATTATCTTGACCAGGACATATCAAACAAGCCAGGCGATCCCATATACGAtgataatgtaatatatacaggCAAACCATTCCATGGTGAGCCCTTATTTGGAGGAAAACAATATCCGGATCACACGTTTTTAAACAAACCAGATGATCCCATTATTATAAGCAAACGAGTTCATTATGATTCTGTATCGGCAGGCAAACGACAAAACGATCATCCCTTATTTCCCAGAAAGCGAAATTCAAGATCTGTATACACTAATATACATGAACCGGATCTAATATTTCGTTCTTTACGAAATAACGATACGTTTTTAACGGGAAAACAAAAGCCGGCGTCATTTCCCTCAGCTTTCGTTGCACCATTTTCCAGGGAGACTGTATTTGGTCGTAAAAGAGAGCAGGATCCAATGTTTGTCGGTAAACGTGAGGAAAATCCCATGTTTGTTGGAAAACGAGAGGATGATCCTGTGTTTGTCGGTAAACGAGAAGATCCTATGTTTGTCGGGAAACGGGGGAAAGAACCTATGTTTGTTGGTAAACGTGATGAAGATCCAATGTTTGttggtaaaagagagaaagagcctATGATTGTTGGTAAACGTGAAGATCCAATGTTTATCGGTAAACGGGGGAAAGAGCCTATGTTTGTCGGTAAAAGAAATCCTAGGTTTGTAGGTAAACGAGACGATCCAATGTTTGTGGGTAAACGAGAGAAGAACCCTATGTTTGTCAGGAAACGAGAAGATCCTATGTTTATCGGTAGACGAGAGGAGGATCCAGTGTTTGTCGGTAAACGAGAGGAAGATCCTGTATTCGTTGGCAAACGAGGGGTGGATCCTATGTTCGTGGGTAAACGAGGGGAAGATCCCATGTTTGTCGGTAAAAGAGAAAGTCATATGTTTGTTGGTAAACGAGAGAAAGAGCCTATGTTTGTTGGTAAACGAGAAGATCCGATGTTTGTCGGTAAAAGAAGAGATCCCATGTTTGTTGGTAAGAGAGAAGATCCGATGTTTGTCGGTAAAAGAGAAGATCCTATGTTTGTTGGTAAAAGAGAAGATCCTATGTTTGTCGGTAAAAGAGAAGATCCTAT GTTCATCGGTAAAAGAGAAGACCCCATGTTTGTCGGTAAAAGAGAAGAGCCTATGTTTGTTG GTAAAAGAGAAGATCCCATGTTTATAGGTAAAAGAGAAGATCCTATGTTTGTAGGTAAAAGAGAGGAACCTATGTTCATCGGTAAAAGAGAAGACCCCAT GTTTGTCGGTAAAAGAGAAGATCCTATGTTCATCGGTAAAAAAGAAGATCCCATGTTTGTCGGTAAAAGAGAGGATCCCATGTTTGTGGGTAAAAGAGAAGATCCCATGTTCATCGGTAAAAAAGAAGATCCTATGTTCGTTG GTAAAAGAGAAGATCCCATGTTTGTCGGTAAAAGAGAAGATCCCATGTTTGTCGGTAAAAGAGAAGATCCCATGTTTGTCGGTAAAAGAGAAGATCCAATGTTTATAGGTAAAAGAGAAGATCCTATGTTTGTTGGTAAAAGAGAAGATCCCATGTTCATCGGTAAAAGAGAAGAGCCTATGTTTGTCG GTAAAAGAGAAGATCCTATGTTCATCGGTAAAAGACAAGAACCTATGTTTGTCGGTAAAAGAGAAGATCCCATGTTTGTTGGTAAAAGAGAAGAGCCTATGTTTGTTGGTAAAAGAGAAGATCCCATGTTTGTTGGTAAAAGAGAAGATCCCATGTTTGTCGGTAAAAGAGAAGATCCTATGTTTGTAGGTAAAAGAGAGGATCCTATGTTCATCGGTAAAAGAGAAGACCCCATGTTTGTCG GTAAAAGAGAAGATCCCATGTTCATCGGTAAAAGAGAAGAGCCTATGTTTGTCGGTAAAAGAGAAGATCCCATGTTTGTTGGTAAAAGAGAAGATCCCATGTTCATCGGTAAAAGAGAAGATCCCATGTTTGTCGGTAAAAGAGAAGATCCCATGTTTATAGGTAAAAGAGAAGAGCCTATGTTTGTCGGTAAAAGAGAAAATCCTATGTTTGTTGGTAAAAGAGATGATCCCTTGTTTGACGGTAAAAGAGAAGATCCTATGTTTGTGGGTAAAAGAGAAAACCCTATGTTTGTTG GTAAACGAGAGAAAAATCCTTTGTTCGTTGGCAAACGTGAGCACATCACAGAATTACTCAGTAAAGGAGGGTTTAGTGGGACCCATTCTGGAAATAGACCTTACCAATATGTTATAGGTAAGTCAAAGTACAATCCTGGTCTTGTAAGAAAACGAAAATTGCGCCTTATGAATTTAGTTACACACAACAAAAATTCTCTAAAAGTCGATCATCAAGTATCTAAGGACAAACGGGAGTTAGAATCTGTAACTAGAAATAAACCTATttttagaagaaatgaagaatcTTCTGCAGATAAAATTTCGCGTTCGCGGTCAAATTTTTTACTTGGGATTAAGCGATATCCAGGGCCTTCTTTTGTAAGTAAAACAATTAAATATCCCCAGAGTCGATATACCTTGTTATCAGATAAACGAGATGAGGATCCCTTATTTGTTGGTAAACGAATTGTAGGTAGAAATTACTTAACTGCTAATCGTAAGTTTGCTGCTAAAAGGCGCCAAAAGTTTAAACGTACGGCAGCAAAACCTTCTAATACGATTTCTCTACATAAACGGAACTTCAGCCATACAATGTTAGTAAAACGGTATTTAGGAATTCAAGATCCATCGTCCCCAGTCATAGAGTTACCAAATGCCCATAATCCCTCAAATTCAGTTAAGCCCTCTAAGAAATTAtctaaaaaaaatcttcatatgccgttaaatgttttatatactttACCGATGAAAAGTGATAGCATTAATAATTTTAAAGACACAAATAGAACTGATTATGGAGAACAGAATTCACTAGGGTTGAGTAAAACCGATCTCACATCCAAAGTGATATCGCGAAGATCTTCGTCACAACCCTCTTCACATAAgttcaaagaaggaaaaattaACGCTGTACGTGTTAATAAAGGAAAAATCGAGAACCCGTACGAAAAACATGCTGACACATTGTCACATTCTGGTGATGCCATTGAGAATTCTCAAAGATTAATGAGTTCAACAGCGAAAGAAGACAATCATGGTGATAAAACTGATCTGAGAGACGTTGAAATTCCAGTGCGATGA